A stretch of DNA from Vanrija pseudolonga chromosome 6, complete sequence:
GCGACTACCTGACGATCGCGCCCACGCTCAGCGtcacccacctcctcgccttcaCCCTCACCGACGCGTTCAACGTCCACCTCCGCATGGCCCGTCTGCCGCAAGGCCCAACATTGACGTTCCGTGTGCTGCGGTACAGCTTGATGCGTGACATTGTGTCGGCCTCCGTGTCGATGCGCAACATTGGCAAGTCGCCAGGAGGAGAGTACCGCAATCCGCCCCTGCTCGTCCTCAACAACTTCCAGCAGCCCGCCGAGGGACCCGCCCTGCCTCAGCTCAAGCTCATGAGCACAATGTTCCAGGGCCTGTTCCCGCCTATCCAGATTGAGAAGTCGGCCCTCCCCACCTTCCGCCGCGTCCTTCTCGTCTCGTACAACCACGGCACTGGACTCATCTCGCTCCGCCACTACACGATCAGCGTGCGTCCGCAGGGCGTGTCTCGCCGCGtgcgcaagctcgtcaacctcggcggcgcgacgtcgtcccGCCGCGCACCTGATCTCTCAaacgccgacgacattgccGACTACCTCATCAGAAGGTCACGCGATGCGTccgaggcgtcgtcgggctaCGACTCGatgagcgagagcgaggcctccgaggccgagtcaGACACgaacgccgtcgagctcccCGAGGACTATGTCGGCCGCGGTAACAAGAAGGGAGAGCGCAAGGCTGTTCGCTTGCTCGAGACTGGCCCCAGGCTggagcttgagctcgtcaaggtcgtcgagggtCTGGTCGGCTCCAAGCGCGGCGAAGGCGAGACCGTGTACCACAAGTACGAGGCGAGGACCAAGTCGCAGACGAGCGCGCAGACAAAGGCccacgacgagcgccgcaggCTCCGCGAGgctcgccgtgccgagcAGGCTGCCAACGTTGCccgcaagaaggccgagaaggacgccaagaagaaggtcaAGACGGCTGgtgacgaggccgacgaggaggatgacgatgaggaggaagacggctcagatctcgacgtcgacggcctgTCGGatgtcgaccccgaggaggagctcgaacGCCGCCGGGCaaaggccgccgcggccgacgacgacgacgatgacgagtTCGACTACGAGGACCGCGGagccgagacggccgacgacgatgacgactgGGACATGGACGCccccgtcggcgaggtcgcgtcagaggaggaggaggagagcagcagcgacgaggaggttgccaggccaccaccgccaaaGAGGAAGGCGGGCAAGCGCTAGTAGATTGAGAGCGCATGTACATGCATTACACTGCCATCTATGATGCAGACCCTACTTGACGAGGAAGGGGAGACCCGAGCCGACGCGCTTCTTGTACTCGACATAGTCGTTGCCAAAGAACCTGATGAGGTGTTTCTCTTCgtctggggtgtcagctagTTCCACGGCAACACTGCAGCTCACTGGTGATGCGGCTGGAGAAGAAGCGTCCGAGAATGACGATGAAGGCGAAAGTGCTGACAATGTTGGACAGCAGGAGCTGGGTCGCCACAGCCCAGTAGAAGAAGCCGACGTAAGACGGGTGACGGACGTAGCTGGCGGGTTAGTCAATCAAGCTGCAACAAGGAACCCACCCGTAGACGCCAGTGGTAACTAGGGTGTGGTCGTCAAGTTTGACGGCCTTGACAATGTGGGAGAATGAGTCGGCAGCGTGCACCATTGCAAGCGAGCGGAATGACTGTGCAAGaaggaggatggcgaggactGCTGGGTCAGCATAGCTCTATGTTGCGAGGTTCAGCGACCCACCACCAGTGAGAAcgggccagctcgcccagaCCGTCTCAAACTTGCTGGCCCAGAAGTACGACGAGATGAAGTATTCGGTCAGGCCCAtgaggtgggcgaggtgatATCCGGCGGTATTGTTCAAGAGGAAggctggtgggtgagcgACGTACCCAAGCTCATTACCCACCATCGACACTGAGCTTGCGGTAGTTCCAACCGGCAGTTGTCCAGAACTCGAGGAGGTGGAACATGGCCATGGCTGTGATGTAGACTGCGAGCTGGGGTCGGGGCCAGGTCCACGACTCGGCTCCAAGCCAGCGGAGTAATGGAaaggaggcgaggaggagggccgagcctgccacggcgccgagcgcggccgagATGAGGCTGGCCGCGAGGGGCGTGTTGGGGATCGAGTCCTTGGCCTGGTAGCTCTGGGgcatggcgagcgcgggctcgGGGGTGAGGTTGCGGATCTCGTCTAGCGGGCgcgcgttggcggcgccgaagcggTTGCGCACGACGTTGAAAGGTGCCGAGACGCCCGGGTCACCGCCGGTAATCCCGCCGTTGCGCGAGGGCAGGGGGCTGCCGTTACTGTCGTGTGCTGCGTTGGTGGACATGAGGGAGGGGGAGTATGAGGGGGGTAAAGGAGTGGGAGGATCAAGAAGAGCGGGGAGGGGCTGTACTGCCCATTTAGTTGTGCTTTGTGCGTTGTGAGATGGACAAGGAAGAGAACAATACAGGCCGTCGCGATGAGTCAAAGGATGGCGACGAcatcgagcgcgacgcgtggAGTCCCCGCATCAACAAAGTGAGGTGTGAGTTAGGCGCGCTAAATGGAGGTAGGCGTGCATTGCCCAATTAGCTATTGTTGTTTCCCCTCTCTCCCTTTGCCTCCTTTGCAGCAGTCACAACCCACCTCGTACTCTGACATTCTTGTTGACAACCGTCAATACACATCCACATCCGGCACAGGTCGTCCTCAAACACGTGCGCAAGTAGCCGCATACCTCCCGCCATCGACGTACGCGAAAAAACGGGGCGGATACGTGCATCCAATCGCCCGCAATGGACGTGGACGTAGAGGTGcgtctcgtcggccggccgctGGCCATTTCGCGCTTTTtacgcggcggtcgcggccTTGACGCGTGGCGGTGCTGACTCGGGTGTAGCAATGGCAGCTCAGCGGGGCGGTTCACGACGTGCTGGATGACAAACAACAGCTGGTGCTGTGCGTACCGAGGATCTGGGACCTGGGCGCCACTAATGACAATACagcaaggacgtcgaggcgcaCGGCGCCGCACTCAGAAGCTTGTATGGTCTGCTGAAGCGCAAACGGTCCGCGGGCTCGACTTTCCCAAGCGTCGATTTCAgagaggacggcgacgaggacctcgagccAGGCGCAGCAGACGCTTTTGATGGCTGGAAGGAAGAGTACCGTCTCGAAGCGGGGCCGAGCCGCATTGTCGCCTTGGTACTACCCGAGCCGCCCGTGCCATCGCCGCCTGAAACAACAATCGACTTTCCAGACGAGCCGCCGGTTGTTGCACACATGGTGCATGTCCCAGACGTGCCCGAGGCGTCTGAAGCGTCAGAGTCGCCCGCACCATCAGCAGCAACGcctgcggccgctgctgctgttgttgttgccgagAAGGCCGTGCTGAGGACCTCGAGCAGGACATCATCCCGGCATGCTACGCCCGTGGGGTCGCcccgcccgactcgctcgtcaaggccgtcATCACCGGTGCGGGCAAAGCCACCGCCAGCGACGGTCGCATTACAAGATGTCCTTCCTCGccggtcgccgagcgcgctcgccgccgacctcgacgtgccGCCCTGGGAGCCATTGGACAACTATTCACCAGCGGCCACGCCTGCCCCGTCCGCTGCCCTCAAGGTATTGATGCCTTTAGAAAGCGACTATGCGTCGCGTGTGCCTCCACTCCCTCCCATTCCACCAGGAGCACAAGGCAGTggccatcgccatcgccgggGCAGCAAGGGCGACACAGGCAAAGTGGACACGTTCAAGTTGCATCTGACGTACGGGTTGAATCCTCTGAGCGCTGGTATTGCTCGCAGTGCAAAGTGCGTGCTCACCGCCGACTGGCGCGTTGCGCAAGCGGAGCTTCGGCATATCCGCGCGATGGAGCGCATCGAAGCCAAGAAGTCTTCCGGTCGGTGGAGCTTGCGGCAACCAAAGAAGCACCGTGGCCCTCCAGTACCCAAGTCACATTGGGATTGGCTCCTTGAGGAGATGGTGAGTTTTCGAGGCCGCGGGCTTTGTCTAACTTGCCCAGGAGTGGATCCAGACCGACTTCATCGAGGAGAGGCGGTGGAAGCGCGTTGTTGCTCGCGAGCTGGCATACCAGATCGTCGAGTGGCACGTCTCCCCAGCCGACGAGAAGGCAGAGCTCATGGTCGGCGGCCGTGGATGGGGTTCGTCAAACGACGTCCCGGTTCCCGGCAAGCCCGCTCCCACTGAACCAGATCGTGCGCACGAAGGCTCAGCTGAAGAGGACGTCGAGATGCTCGTTGGACAAGAAGGGGAGGACGCGGAGATGGCCGAAGCCGACACCAACGACAGGCCTGACCCCACTGGAaccgaggtgctcgaggagatcCTGCCCAAGCCCGCAGAGGAGAAGTCGCCAGACGAGGAGGCCCAGGTCAagatcgaggtcgaggccgacgccgatgggGAGGCagatgccgatgccgacggaGAAGCCGATGCCGATGGAGAGGCtgatgccgacggcgaggctgacgcagacgccgacggcgaggaggatgccgagggagaggccgaggacgacggcgtgggGTTGAATGGTGGGTGTGACGATACCGACAGTGCTAACGGTGTAGAAATCGCAAAGGCTGGCGAGGCGACCGCTCAGGCAGACGCCGAAGGTGAACAAGCTGAAggcgaggagacggagcGCGCCACAAGAGGCGGCACTGTTCTTCCTAACGGCCTGATTCTGAGCAAGCGCTTTGCGGAcgtcgactcgctcgctgctgcccgccgGCCGCTGCTCTACCTCCCTGCCGAGGCTCCGACTGCCGACCTGGGGTCACTACCTCTTGCTTCGTCAAAGAAGCCCAACCTtccaaccccgccgccggaggACGACCAGTCCGAACTTCCCATTTGCCTGCAGGAGCTCTtccccgacctcgccctctACACTGGCCCCACACCACCAGAGGATGGCAAGGTGCACAGGCGacacgacgaggccggcacTTCAGGCAACCGCATCGCACACACTTCACGTATCCTCGATATCCGACCAGTCTTCATCTCGCACTTGCAGCCTGCCCGTAACCACTTCGACCCCGACGGCGACTGGGACCTGCATGACGGGCCGTGGTACGAGAGCCCCAGGGGAGCGGCCGATGTCCCACCAGAGGTTGTGGCGTCGTCTTCAACGTTCTTCTCTGGCAGGACATTACGACCGCTCAACTTGCAGCCGTACAACCCCCAGGCCAAGCCTGACAACGCCCGCCCAGAACCGACCTGGACAATAGAGGAGGACAAGATCCTGTTGAAGCTCGTTACCACCTACCCCTACAACTGGCAGCTGATTGCCGACGCTTTCAACTCGGAGAGGGTGACTATCCCTTCAGACGTGCGCACGGCCTACGACTGCTATGAGCGCTGGAACACCACGTGGGGTCCAGGCAAGAACCTCCCCAAGCCTGCGCCAGATGCTGCGACCGCGGCAAGCAGCTCTGGGGAGGCAACAGCGGCAGCTGGTGCGGGCACACCAGCCGCTGGAACTCCGGCAGCGACGACTGCTGCAGCTACGGCAGCCAAGCCCGGGACCGGGACACCAACTGGAGCGaccggcgccagcgctgcCAACGGCCAGCCTATGgagccccctcccccacctggATTGTCGAAGCGAGAGGCGCGTGCAGCCAAGCAGCAACGTTACGAAGGCTCGACCAAGAAGGCGATTCGGCACCAGGCGCTCTACGATGCCATGCGCCGTCTGGTTCGTCGCCGCGACACCAAGACCAAGGAGAGCTTGAAGGACCAGGAGCCCAAGGAGATCACGGTGCACGAGTCGCACTCGACTACCGCCAATCCCAACGGCCAGCCCCCAACACCtttcgagctcgtcgaggcgaaGTACCAGCGCGACTTGCGTATCCACGAGGCTCAGCAAcagcgccgcctgctcgccgagcagcagcgacaggcCCAGCAGGCGCAGATGAGGCAACAGCAGGCGGCACTGatgggtgctgctgccgccgctggccaGGTTCGCCCTCCCCAGCAGGCTGGCGCTGTGCCCAGAGTCGGCCCCAATGGCCAGCCGATTCAGATGGctcccagccagcagcagatCCTCAatgccgtcgcggccgctACCGCCGTCAATGGCAGAAACGCCGCCCTCAACGGTGCTACGCCTCAGCTTGCCAACGGCGTCCGACCACCACAGCCTGGCCAGATCCCTGTttcgcagcagcagcaattGTTACAGCTGCAGGCCCAGCAACAGGCCGCAGTTCAGCAGGCTCAGAGACAGCAAGCAGTGCAGGCGCAggctcaagctcaagctcaagcccaggcccaagcccaagcacAGGCGGTTCAAGCACAGGCTCAAGCACAGGCTCAGGCGCAGGCTCAAGCACAGGCGCAGGCTCAGGCTCAGGCCCAAGCCCAGCATCAGGCGCAGCTGAACGCGCAAGCTCAGGCTCAAGCCCAAGCacaggcgcaggcggtcgCGCAAGCCCGTGCAGCGAGCCTTGGCGCCGGTACGCCACACTCGCAGCCTGGTCTTACCTCGCCATACGCCTCGGCTGGTGAAGTCCCCAACGGTAATGGTGATGGCCagctgtcgtcgcccgccatTCAGCACCCCGGCCTCCAGTCCTCTCCTCAGCAACAGGCCGCACAGGCGCTTCAGAACCAGGCTGCGCTCCAACAGGCGCAGGCTGCGGCACAAGCCCAGGTGCAAGCCGCGCAGGCCGCTGCGATGGGCCGTGTTGGGCAGATGCccatgcagcagcacctgAGACCCCAGGCGCCTGGTGGTTCACCACAGATGGTTGCGACCATGAGCccacagcagcaggcgcagtTCCAGCAGATCATCGCCAGCTTAACTGCGAACGGACAGCAGGTGACGCCGGAGACGATTCGCGCCGTCCAGATCCAGCTACTTCGCAACGCCCAGGTTGCTCAGGCTCAGGCCCAGGCAGCGGcacaagcgcaagcgcaggCTGTCGCCCAGGCTCAAatccaagcccaagcccaagctcaGGCTCAGGCTCAGGCTCACGCCCaggcgcaagcgcaagcgcaggctcaagcccaagcccaagcccaagcccaggttgctgctgccgcacAGCAGGCGCAGCTCTCCCAGCAAGGAACTCCCCAGATGGCCATGGCTTCATTGGGAACGGTGAGCAACGCAAGTCCCGTTACGCCAGCCACGCAGCTCCAGTTCCAGACCCCGACGCGGGCACCTGGGCAGATGCAGCAGGCTGGGGTAATGTTGACGCCTACGCCTAATCCTGGCGCGTAGAGTCTGACAAGTACAGCCGCAGTCGCAGCAGTTtgtgcgctcgccgagcctgcagcgcgcgcaggcggggACACCAAAGCCGCCCAACAGTCAGTAGGGGGAGTGTAGTTGAGTACGGGTCAtggcccgcccgcctggaTCTGCTCGTGCAATGAGATAGAGTTGTAGCACATTACATGTTAGGTAGTATCATCtacgaggaggcgaggatggcgtcgacgaggtcggcaaaCGAGTCGTACACTGCGTCGGGGGGTGGCGATGTTTCCTCGCTACCGGGGCGGTATTTGCCGGTACGCACGAGCACACGctggaggccgagctcgatcgcgccggcaccgaggtcgttgacggcgtcgtcgccgacaatcACCACGGAGTGTGGGTCGAGCTGTACACCGTGCGTCTGCCCAAGCCGCGAGAGTGCAAGCTCAAAAAACCCGCGGGACGGCTTGCCTACAACCACGGGGTCGACAGACGCCGCACTGGCAAGGGCGCGGACGTACGCCCCGACGCCAAGGCTCAGCCCGGCAGGAAACGCCTCGTTGGCCGCATTCTGCTGGAACGACGAGAGAtggggcgcgacgagcaccggCGCGGTGGGGGTGGCCGTGCCGCTCGGTGCAGGCGTGGGATCTGAGAGCGCGGTCGCGCCTGTGTGCCCTTCGTCAACGTGTCGCGCCGAGGACTCAGGCTCAGAGTAGAGCGGCTCGCGCTTGAGCACGCGGAAGGCCGTGTTGAGCGAGTCGTAGCTGAACGCAGGGGGGTacagcccgacgacgacggcgtcgtgcgccggcgcgcaggaGGGGAGGTCGGCGAattcctcggccgcctcgggcgagaggaggaggtacGGTCTGCGCGTGAGTGAGCTTTGTCGAGgatgcgcgcgcgacgtACCGCAACCCCCTCGACTCGACGTACAGCcggcacgcgccgagcgaggtgagcAGCTCGCCTGGGGATGCGTGCAGGCCCAGGCtggcgagggtgccgaggaggcgcgctTCGGATTCCTTCGTCGAGTTTGAGCTAGCGGGTGTGGGTCAGTGGGGGAGAGAGACGGCACACAAGCTACCCCGCGCCGCAAGGGGAGGAGAGCACACTCACCAGAAGAGGAACGGCACACCCGCGTTCCGGAGCCGctccaccgcctcggcggcccgCGGGGTCAGCTCCTTGCCGATATGCAGCGTGCCGCTCAGATCTATGAGCAGCGCTTTTATTGCGCGCGGGTTGAATGgcatggtgtgggtggtggtgggatgGGCGATGGTGAGTGGAGGCTGGTGGAGATGTCGCAATATCGGTCGTTGCGCTTATCAGTTCCCGTGGTGCCGATCCGACCCAGTCCACGATCCACAACCAGATCCGAtccaccacccacgcacTGCCAAACACCGATGCATGACGTTATATGCGTTGAAGCACCCCCCAGACTAGTTCTAACAACCACATGGGACTACAAGATTGTGCACTATGGTACACGGGTATCGTGGCATCTGCTGCCATTTTGGGCTTAGGCCGCCTGTCCGTTTGCCgcgaccttggcggcctcggcacgtccggcagcctcggcggccgcgaccgacTCCTCAAACCACTCCTTGAGCGTGGCCGAGTCCTCTTGTCCGACACTGATACGCACCAGGCCCGACTCGACGCCAAACTCGGCGGCCCAGTCCAGCTCGCCGTAGTGCGCAAGAATAGTGTACGGCGACGCAAGCGTAAACGACGTGCCGAGCGACGGGCCCTTGGCGCACTTGAGGATGTCGTAGAACGCCTTGGACGCGGCCAGAGACGTGAACGTGACCGAAAACAaaccgccaaagccgcccttgccgagcgggGGCGTGTTCTGACACGCTGCGTACAGCTCGGGCGTCTCGTACCGCGGGTAGTAGATGCGCTTGATCACCTTGCCGTCCGCGGGCGTGCTCGTGTCGGTCAACGACCGCGAGTGCAGGTACTCTGTCACGTCGAACGCGTTGTCGTTGACGCGCTTGATGCGCGAGCGGTAGTCGCGCGAGTTGCGCTCCATGTACACTGCGTCCTCGGCGTAGTAGGCGTCCTCGTACACCTCCTTCTggacggccttgagcgcctcgtaCGACTTTTGCGCCGGGTTGAGGATCAACGAGCCGCCCATGACGTTCGAGTCGCCGCTGAAAATCTTGGTGAGCGACGACACGATAATGTCGGCGTAggggacgacgtcgacgttgATAAAGTTGCCGATCGTCTCGTCGATAACGATCAAGAAGCCGtgcttgtcggcgagctggcgcaggcGCTTGAGGTCGGCACACCGCAAGAGGGGGTTGGAGGGGAACTCTGAGAAGACGGCCAGAATCGGCTCCGACTTGtcctgcgcgtcgagggccgcctcgaacgcgtcgagaTCGGCAGCGTCACCGTTGCCGTAGAACGTACATCCGGGGCCCCACTTGTTGAGGATCTTGAGGGTGTCGGTGTAGGGGAAGCCGAAGCACACActcttgccctccttgatgCCAGAGCGCTGCCTTGCCAATCGAGCAAGGTGGTGCGCGTGCCAGATGGCGCTCATGCCGCCGGGGTAGAGGtagacgtcgtcgtcggtgacaccgcgcttgacctcggcctcggacgaCACGCCAAACTCCTTGTCCTGGGGcaggacgccgccggcaatACGGCGCTTGAGGGCCGTCTTGGCAAGCGGCGCGTTGAACAGGGGCAGGTTACGTCCGTAGCGCTCCTCGACGTAGGTCgagacgtcggcgccgtcgtcctccgcTGGGCTGTCGgtgcgcgccggctcggtaggggctggcgcggcgccaggGACGCACTTGCGCGCGTAGTGGCGGTTGCGGGAGTACCCTCCGCGCTGGGGTGGCGGGGCGTGGATGGTACCGGCGCTACCGTTCGACGAGCtccccgcggcggcggcaggcgggggGTTCGGTGCGCCAGGGCCAGcgggcagctcgccgaggaacGCGAGGCCGCGGTCGGCCAAGCGCGAACTGACTCCGTCGCCCGTGTGCTGCCAGAACGCCTTGGCGAAGGGGAAGCTCTCCTTTGGGAAGAAGAGGATCTGGAGCTCGATGCAgtcgatgccgccggtgcGGGCCGACTTGAGGCTGTTGGCGCCGGGGCAGatgacacgctcgacgatCCGGCTCGCAATGGGCGGGTTCTGCGCCGCGAGGaagtcgcgcgcctcggccgcgatcCGCGGCGTAGGGAAGAGCATGGCGTCCTCGCCCGGCTGGCCAAACTTGGCGAGGCAGTTggccgcgagctgggcgtgagGTCAGCCAGGCAGGTCTGTGCGTCGACTGCGGGGCCATCGCGCCAACACCTACCTTTTGGATAGACAGGTGGATAAAGAAGCGCGGGTACCCCGTCTCCAtcttgccgacgagctcgccctcctcgtagGCAATGTTGTCTGCCCACAGCGGCAGCGAGACGGAGATTGCGTGGCTCGTGAGCGCGGGCAGGCCGCGCCCCACTGGGATCTGGCTCGGCGTGAGCAGCGCAAacggcgacagcgccgccagcatcGTGTCTGGGGGTGTTTGTGAGGAAGTGGTCGTTGTCATGACTGCCAAAGGTGTTCGTGTGACGTGGGTGTTTAAGCTTGGAGCGCGGCTCAGTGTTCTGGTTTGGAATAACTTGTGATCTAGCGTGTCGTGTGTCTGGCCCCCCATCATCTCGATTGTGGAATCGATCCATCTTTTACGAACGACTCGGTTGGCGGAGGTATTTTGATTGTAATCACGACACACACAGGCCCCTGCCCGTGCCTGACCAAGTTGCCGCCTGCCCTGCCTGCCGCTCGGAAACGGCCGATAGACGGAATACACGCTGCACACAAGGTTTGCGGCGACATCCCAGTAGCATGTCTTTGGATGCGTCACTGGCTCAGTACCAGCCCACTATACACAGTGTTGCATACCCCTTATTAGGCGCAGCgtgccccccgccccccctcGTCTACATCTATCGTAATTACCAGAGTTCCAAATTACAATGCACACGTAGCACATGCAGATTACAGCTCCTCTTCAGAATCTTCCGCTGTAAAAAGAAAAGGTCAGCGTCATTCCAAACGTCCCTGAGACAGACCACCACATGCCACAATGCACGCGGTTACTCACCACCCATGCTGGCCAGGAAACTGGCAAAGTCGGCCTCCTTTCTCGTCTCCGTTCCGCGGTCGAGCTCCATCTCGGCGGCCGGTGCAGCACGAGCAGCCTGAGCAGCCTGTgcgcgcagcttggccgcggccttcttgtcgtcgcgcTTCTGCTTGGCCGTCTTGATCGTCGGGGCTGGCCCCTCGTCATTGTAAATGGCGCCGTTGTCAACGTCCATGCCGATGaagccgccgagcagctccgCCTCGGTGCGCTCGGCAATCGCCTggcgcttcttggccttcttggccgcggccTTTTGCCTTGCCCGATCAAGCGCAGGCCCAgaggcgagctcggcggcggtgaacAAGCGAGCCGGGTCGGCAACGCgctgcgcgggggcgggcatGTATGCGGCGCCAATCGCTTGCTGCTGGGGCGCAGGGAATCGCGGGGCAGGCATGGGACGGAGCACTGGCGAAtccggctcgtcgtcctcgggtTCTGAtcccatgtcgtcgtcgctgtcaaTGTTGGCGGCGAACGCGCGGTCGAAGCGGCTGGATGAGGCGGCAGCAGGTACTGGTGCAGCCATAGGTGCTGGCCTCGACACCACTGGGACAGCCTGCTCGGTGATATCCTCCTCCCTGCAATGTCAGCGAAACCCACATATACCACTCACCCGTCCTCATCACCACCCTGCCATtcagcctcgtcgccgaggttgtCGAACAGGCCGTCGAGGGAGAAAGCCTCACTCAGCGTTGTGAGAATTTtggcgtcgccgacacgctcgccgtccATGGCGATatcctcctcaccctcgaccaCAACCTCCTTGGCGTTGGACGGGTGGATGGCCGGTGGCCGGGTGTAGTAGGGAATCTTGCCGCTGTTCCAGTCGCGCAGCACCTGGACGGCCGaggcctcgaggtcgggaATACCGCCCTTGCCAAGTCGTCCCCTTGTCAATGCGATCTTGATAAGGAAGTCGCGCACGTCAGTGTACTCTGGGATCGAGTACAGCTTCTGGAGCAGCGCcgggtcggcgcggtcgagaaTAACCTCAATCGGGGCAGTGGGgtcctcgaccagctcggccttgatggCGTTGCGGAGCATGATCTCGGCCTGCTTCCTCCTTCCAAACTCTCCCTCAAACTCGCGTCCAATGTCCTCGAGAACGACACCGGGGCAGTCGAGGATCTTGACGCCCTTGTCGAGCACCACCTCCTGCACGACACGCGTCTTGCCCGGCATAGCGGCGACGCCACATGCCTTGCTCCTCTTGAGCGAGTTAATAAGACTCGACTTGCCGACGTTGGGGTAgccgaccacgccgacggtCAGAGCCGAATGGGGCGTCGA
This window harbors:
- the SPBC15D4.09c gene encoding putative cystathionine gamma-synthase, with product MPKANKKAGGKGKVYNLPTAQRSSKSGGVPKLQALKDKRQQTSPYTKAKPVAPTIGAKSMTALASTSTHQGNTYDATVHVAEDGTPIDASLTVRDSSAKAFMRELRKVIERADVIIQVLDARDPDGTRSKWVEEEVRKRDQQGKKLLAVVNKIDLVPRENLESWLKHLRHSFPTMPFKSSTQNQRVNLAQNNTQLSVEAVIPGQKATKLVELPQTSSSLGAPALLNLLKQYALSTPHSALTVGVVGYPNVGKSSLINSLKRSKACGVAAMPGKTRVVQEVVLDKGVKILDCPGVVLEDIGREFEGEFGRRKQAEIMLRNAIKAELVEDPTAPIEVILDRADPALLQKLYSIPEYTDVRDFLIKIALTRGRLGKGGIPDLEASAVQVLRDWNSGKIPYYTRPPAIHPSNAKEVVVEGEEDIAMDGERVGDAKILTTLSEAFSLDGLFDNLGDEAEWQGGDEDGEEDITEQAVPVVSRPAPMAAPVPAAASSSRFDRAFAANIDSDDDMGSEPEDDEPDSPVLRPMPAPRFPAPQQQAIGAAYMPAPAQRVADPARLFTAAELASGPALDRARQKAAAKKAKKRQAIAERTEAELLGGFIGMDVDNGAIYNDEGPAPTIKTAKQKRDDKKAAAKLRAQAAQAARAAPAAEMELDRGTETRKEADFASFLASMGDTMLAALSPFALLTPSQIPVGRGLPALTSHAISVSLPLWADNIAYEEGELVGKMETGYPRFFIHLSIQKLAANCLAKFGQPGEDAMLFPTPRIAAEARDFLAAQNPPIASRIVERVICPGANSLKSARTGGIDCIELQILFFPKESFPFAKAFWQHTGDGVSSRLADRGLAFLGELPAGPGAPNPPPAAAAGSSSNGSAGTIHAPPPQRGGYSRNRHYARKCVPGAAPAPTEPARTDSPAEDDGADVSTYVEERYGRNLPLFNAPLAKTALKRRIAGGVLPQDKEFGVSSEAEVKRGVTDDDVYLYPGGMSAIWHAHHLARLARQRSGIKEGKSVCFGFPYTDTLKILNKWGPGCTFYGNGDAADLDAFEAALDAQDKSEPILAVFSEFPSNPLLRCADLKRLRQLADKHGFLIVIDETIGNFINVDVVPYADIIVSSLTKIFSGDSNVMGGSLILNPAQKSYEALKAVQKEVYEDAYYAEDAVYMERNSRDYRSRIKRVNDNAFDVTEYLHSRSLTDTSTPADGKVIKRIYYPRYETPELYAACQNTPPLGKGGFGGLFSVTFTSLAASKAFYDILKCAKGPSLGTSFTLASPYTILAHYGELDWAAEFGVESGLVRISVGQEDSATLKEWFEESVAAAEAAGRAEAAKVAANGQAA